A genomic window from Streptomyces mirabilis includes:
- a CDS encoding zinc ribbon domain-containing protein: MLECKAVRHGRTFARVDRAFPSSQVCSACGFRDGPKPLHVREWTCGACGTVHDRDHDAACNVLFEGRRIVAAGRAETPTASQSAGRTGTKVPAERVEAGSPRKGQTTQAGIPGLQAREHVKACGNSPRVVPPVPARPQGGRRPSSVSRWEALAALAIVDKAGCARNELSRPHSSATADSSNEMACKSSQFGLRFRMLRWCGLRVPQFGGLYVAVDH; encoded by the coding sequence ATGCTGGAGTGCAAGGCGGTCAGGCACGGCCGCACGTTCGCCAGGGTGGACCGCGCTTTCCCGTCGTCTCAGGTCTGCTCGGCCTGCGGATTCCGGGACGGCCCCAAGCCCCTGCACGTCCGGGAGTGGACGTGCGGCGCGTGCGGCACCGTGCACGACCGCGACCACGACGCAGCCTGCAACGTGCTCTTCGAAGGACGCCGTATCGTCGCCGCCGGACGGGCGGAGACGCCAACCGCCTCACAGAGCGCCGGTAGGACCGGGACGAAAGTCCCGGCAGAGCGCGTTGAAGCAGGAAGCCCCCGGAAGGGGCAGACGACCCAGGCCGGAATCCCTGGACTTCAGGCCAGGGAGCACGTCAAGGCCTGTGGGAACTCTCCCCGGGTGGTGCCTCCGGTGCCGGCCCGCCCGCAGGGCGGACGGAGGCCGTCGTCGGTCTCACGGTGGGAGGCCTTGGCCGCGCTTGCGATCGTGGACAAGGCCGGCTGTGCACGGAACGAACTGTCGCGGCCCCACTCGTCTGCTACCGCAGACTCCTCAAATGAAATGGCCTGTAAATCAAGCCAGTTCGGGTTGCGGTTCCGGATGCTGCGCTGGTGCGGCCTTCGGGTCCCACAGTTTGGCGGTCTGTACGTAGCCGTGGACCACTGA
- a CDS encoding DUF6461 domain-containing protein has translation MNLVTAHDYAWIRTSPLFRHMLESGYTLTLIRGRTPREVLRAMEAEPRGTGEGTAGLIEADDAHRAEVDYDYWDESYVAGAFSAPGENGDWTLVLGFDGGLGIAAPCVETLSKGGRVVAHSTNGGKPIHLFHWFEDGELRTTFEGPSSRDGNTPDELVPLLREVGFPLTSEGEHDESAPDVDRKAAVLALAERLTGIRVTESLLQDATYELGLVPEQPAEKWTRVVIDITDAHGERLHREWTYEEIATASDRVRAEANAPVVITYNEPPARDRSEHETGE, from the coding sequence ATGAACTTGGTGACCGCGCACGACTACGCCTGGATCCGCACCTCGCCGCTCTTCCGCCACATGCTGGAGAGCGGATACACCCTGACACTGATACGGGGGCGGACCCCGCGCGAGGTGCTGCGCGCGATGGAGGCGGAGCCGCGCGGCACCGGGGAGGGAACGGCCGGGCTGATCGAGGCGGACGACGCTCACCGCGCCGAGGTGGATTACGACTACTGGGACGAGTCTTACGTCGCGGGCGCCTTCAGCGCTCCGGGCGAGAACGGCGACTGGACACTCGTCCTCGGCTTCGACGGTGGCCTGGGGATCGCGGCGCCGTGCGTGGAGACGCTGTCGAAGGGCGGCCGGGTCGTGGCGCACTCGACCAACGGCGGCAAGCCCATCCACCTTTTCCATTGGTTCGAGGACGGTGAGCTCCGTACGACGTTCGAGGGCCCCTCGTCGCGCGACGGCAACACCCCCGATGAACTGGTTCCCCTGCTGCGGGAAGTCGGCTTCCCTCTGACCTCCGAGGGAGAGCACGACGAGAGCGCCCCGGACGTCGACCGGAAGGCGGCGGTCCTCGCTCTGGCCGAGAGACTCACCGGCATACGCGTCACCGAATCCCTCCTCCAGGACGCTACGTACGAGCTGGGGCTCGTCCCCGAACAGCCCGCCGAGAAGTGGACCCGCGTGGTCATCGACATCACCGATGCCCACGGGGAGCGCCTGCACAGGGAATGGACCTACGAGGAGATCGCGACGGCGTCGGACCGCGTACGGGCGGAGGCAAACGCGCCGGTCGTGATCACCTACAACGAGCCTCCGGCCAGGGATCGTTCGGAGCACGAGACAGGTGAGTAG
- a CDS encoding LppU/SCO3897 family protein, translating into MTTPPAYQDPAYSVQPQAPAPQPPKKGARALKKLLIRLGIGLIALVIWMIYDEVTGDPSTANAGDCVQVSGTDDNPDVHVIDCKDPKAAYKVLREDTGNGDQCKSVPGVVAWYTETGRADVVLCLGKNQ; encoded by the coding sequence GTGACAACACCGCCCGCCTACCAAGATCCTGCCTACTCCGTACAGCCGCAGGCTCCGGCGCCGCAACCGCCCAAGAAGGGCGCCCGCGCTCTCAAGAAGCTGCTGATCCGCTTGGGTATCGGGCTGATCGCTCTCGTGATCTGGATGATCTACGACGAGGTGACCGGTGACCCCTCTACCGCCAACGCCGGTGACTGCGTCCAGGTGAGCGGTACGGACGACAACCCGGATGTGCACGTGATCGATTGCAAGGACCCCAAGGCCGCCTACAAGGTCCTGCGGGAGGACACCGGCAACGGTGACCAGTGCAAGAGCGTTCCCGGTGTGGTGGCCTGGTACACCGAGACCGGCCGCGCCGACGTGGTGCTCTGCCTGGGCAAGAACCAGTAG
- a CDS encoding transposase: protein MLLAELHAAGELDWSRACVDGSHVRAKIGGAATGPPLVDRRKTGSKHHLVCDGRGTPLRVITTAADVNDITQTLNLVDGIPPSPDGPAAHEGDPSPSWATRDTTHALCAVNFGAAGFCR from the coding sequence ATGCTGCTCGCCGAACTGCACGCGGCCGGCGAACTCGACTGGTCGCGCGCGTGCGTGGACGGCTCTCACGTCCGCGCGAAAATAGGGGGCGCCGCAACCGGTCCACCGCTGGTTGACCGGCGGAAGACAGGCAGCAAACACCACTTGGTCTGCGACGGGCGCGGCACCCCGCTCCGGGTCATCACAACTGCCGCCGACGTCAATGACATCACCCAAACCCTCAACCTGGTCGACGGCATCCCCCCGTCGCCAGACGGACCGGCCGCCCACGAAGGCGACCCGAGTCCGTCCTGGGCGACAAGGGATACGACTCATGCTCTGTGCGCCGTGAACTTCGGCGCCGCAGGATTCTGCCGGTGA
- a CDS encoding transposase has product MTTRPWIVDDDLWAQIEPLLPPWPERSPGPKPVSDRLCLQGILYVLRQDIARQLLPLEFGFGSGQTCWRRLDRW; this is encoded by the coding sequence GTGACGACTCGGCCGTGGATCGTGGACGACGACCTCTGGGCACAGATCGAACCGTTGCTACCGCCCTGGCCCGAGCGGTCACCAGGGCCGAAACCGGTATCGGACCGGTTGTGCCTGCAGGGCATCTTGTACGTCTTGCGTCAGGACATCGCCCGGCAACTCCTGCCGCTGGAGTTCGGGTTCGGCTCCGGACAGACCTGTTGGCGACGCCTGGACCGCTGGTAG
- a CDS encoding RBBP9/YdeN family alpha/beta hydrolase has protein sequence MVAYVIIPGIDGSDEQHWQTLWEHQWGTSAVRISPASWSAPDLDDWVNAVQTAYDDACRQDSRVVLVAHSLGCWAASTWLNKNPASPIHGAFLVAPPDPQGPAFPRQAAPTFIELSAQRLPCPALVVGSTNDPYCTPEAAVDFAERWAARWHPAGACGHINSAGGLGPWPHGRELLDSLTRL, from the coding sequence GTGGTCGCGTACGTCATCATCCCCGGCATCGACGGCTCCGACGAGCAGCACTGGCAGACCTTGTGGGAGCACCAGTGGGGAACCTCAGCGGTGAGGATCTCCCCTGCCTCGTGGTCCGCCCCCGACCTGGATGACTGGGTCAACGCTGTCCAGACGGCGTACGACGATGCTTGCCGTCAGGACAGCCGCGTTGTGCTGGTAGCCCACAGTCTGGGCTGTTGGGCGGCCTCCACCTGGCTGAACAAGAACCCGGCGAGCCCGATACACGGCGCGTTCCTGGTCGCGCCGCCCGACCCGCAGGGGCCGGCGTTCCCACGACAGGCGGCTCCGACGTTCATCGAGCTGTCCGCCCAACGTTTGCCGTGCCCGGCCCTGGTGGTGGGCAGCACCAACGACCCGTACTGCACCCCCGAGGCAGCCGTGGACTTCGCGGAGCGATGGGCGGCGCGATGGCATCCGGCGGGCGCGTGCGGACACATCAACTCCGCCGGCGGCCTGGGCCCGTGGCCGCATGGCCGTGAACTCCTGGACTCACTGACCCGGCTGTGA